CACTCTTTCAAAACACCTGAACGGACTCCTGAGACCGGACTCGGGATGTATCTGCCTGTACGGGGAAGAGATAACAGGACAGGGAAAAGAGAGCGTTACAAAAAAAGTGGGGCTTGTATCCCAGCATGCGGACCACCAGCTTTTCGAGGAGAGCATCCCGGGAGAGTTTTCCTTCGGGCCGGCGAATATCGGAATTCCCGAAGAAGAGATCAACCGGCGTGTTCCGGAGGTTTTGTCTGCTCTCGATCTCGGCCATATCGACCTGAACACGCCCCCGCTCAGGCTCTCCGCCGGGGAGAAGCAGAGGATAGCGATAGGGAGCATCCTTGTGATGGAGACCCCGGCGATCGTCCTCGACGAGCCTACGCTTGGCCTCGACAACAGGCTCAAAGATGCACTGGCCGCCGAACTCAGGAGAAGGGCAATGAAGGGCGGCTGCATTATAGTAATGACCCACGACCTCGAATTCGCCTCGACTCTCCGCCCGGAGAGGGTTCTGGTGATGGAAAACGGGCGAATATCTCATGATTCGAATAAAGCAGGTGGCTGAATGGCCGGGCGTCGCAGTAAATTCAGGTGGGGGATCTCGTATATCCCCGGCGAATCATTCGTTCACTCACTTGATCCCAGGACGAAACTTTTCGCCCTGGTCATAGTCAGCATCGGTTCTCTTCTCTCCGGCAATCCTCTTATTATCGGGATCTTCCTGGCAACCGTTCTCTGTTTTGCCGCCGCGTCGGGGATCTTCAGGGAATGGATGCATTCGATGAGGATTCTCGTCCCGATACTGGTTATCACGATCCTCGCCGACTTGTTCTTTTCAAGCTCGAAATATTCCTACGGAACTATATTTTATTCGGGAGATTTCTGGATCCTGCATGCCGAATTATCATACGGGTCGGTGATATTCGCTATTTCGATGGTTCTGCGGATTATAACGATAGGCGGCTTTTCATTCCTGTTCATCATGACCACCCCTTACAACACGTTCATCAAGAGTCTCAGCCTCTCGGGAGTGCCGAAGACGTTCACCTTCTCCCTCGGGTATGCATTGAAATCGATTAATTCCCTGTCGCACGATGCGTCCGAGATCATCGCGGCACAGAGATCGAGGGGCCTTGTATTCAGCAGAGAGCTCTTATTCAGGGAGCCTGTGCGGATTCTTTCGATCTTCGTCCCGATGGTGGTGACCGTGATGAACAGGGCCGACCAGGTCTCTGACGCCATGCAGTGCAGGGGCTACGGCCTGAATAAAAAACCGACGATGTACATGCCTCCCGTGATGAAAAAAAAGGATTATATTTTATTGTCTGCTGTAGTCGTCGTTTTGGCGATCAGTATCTTGATCGGATCTTTTTTTGTTTTGTGATTGGAGTTCTATACTTTCCATAGGCAATCATTGTACAAATTCGTTACTTTCCTGTTATTATGCAAGAGATAACCTGAATTCACCTTGGATTTAGAAAGGGCATAAGCCCCTTCGGGGCAGCCCGGGCGCTAAGTTTCTTCGAAACTTGCGCATTGCGATAACCCGGCCTGGACACTACCCTCCGGGTAGTCTCGGCCGGGAAAAATAAAAATGAAGTTCTCTCGGAGCGGGAGGGATGCTTGTCCATCCCGACTGCGACCTATCGCAAAGAGGGGGAGGATTACAGGGAGGGGGAATCCTCCCCCTCTCTGTAGACTTGCTGGAGTTGTCCAATTTCATCAAATGATACAGTAAAACTTAAATAATCCCTTAAAACGTCAAAATCCGGTGATTTTAGCATCCACACAGAAGCCTCAGAATCCACGATCTTTCCTTTAGTCGATATATCCATCGTCTGAAAAAAGAGAACATTCTCGTGCCGTTATATCGATGCGATCCTGCGTTTAAATGCCTTAAATCGGCCGCATTATGGCTTGTTTTTGAACAGATTCTAAACACGGCAAAAAAGACAGAAATAAGCCCAAATTGAGGGTTTTCAGGCACCACACGCACCTTGGAAATGGGATTAGTCACCCTAAGATCAAACCTATGGCTTTTCCAAAAAACCGACTAAAAGAGTAAAAAAAATTATTTTTTGTCGTTCTTCCTGCATCGCCGGTTCACAACCGCGATTGTGCAGAGAAGTCCGAATGCGATAAAGACGATCATGTTGCCGAAGAGAGGCGTCGCCTTTGCGGTTGCTGCAGTTGTAGCAGTTGCTACATTCTTTTCCGCTTCTGCAAGAGTCGGCTGTTCGGTCACTTCAGACTTAAGAGATGAGGACTTCACCTGATCGAGATCGGGCACAGCGACTATCGCAAGGTGGCCAAGTGATGCGGAATCTGCATAGTAATAGCAGACTCCGTTCTTCTCAGAATCGAAGACTGTCGAGAGCTTCGTCCATTCGTTATCACTGCAAAGGTGGAAATTTTAATAAAAGGGGCAATTACCCGTTCCGGGTCTGCCGGCTTTCGAAGGAATTATTGGAGGTTGTATGAGTTTTGAGGTTGAGGACAGGGGGAGTCCTCTTTTGGTGGGGGATTTTAGAGTATTATTAAGTTTTTTCTTTCTTTCCGGTCGTCTCCTTTATTGGTTCTTTTCTTTATTGGTGGTGTCATGGGACGGAAGTCTGGGTGCTCCCTCAACACTCTGATCGATAGATTGTCTGTAGCGGCATATAAATGAAGAAAATAACGGGAATTATTTCATTTAACCCGCGGGTTACATGATTGAATAGAATCTGTTCCGGAATGACTTTTCCTGAGAGGCATCCGGACTTATAGTATACTATAACAAAAATTGCAAAAAACTTACAGTATACTATAAGTTTATTATGACGGCGTCAGTATCCGGGTAGTTCCGATAACTGCATTCCTGCTCGATCTTTCAAAACATTTTTAGTTCCGGAGGATCTGCTTTTCCTATCCTGGAACTCTCCATCACATCGTGACAGGCGGGCATCTCCTCCTGCTCCTGAATTTTCTTTGCCATTTCTAATTTCCCGGAGAGTTGGCCGGGAGACGGTTCAAAAAAAGAGTTATGGAAAAAATGATTATTCGTTCTTCCTGCACCTGCGGTTCACAACCGCGATTGTACAGAGAAGTCCGAATGCGACAAAGACGATCATGTTGCCGAAGAGAGGCGTCGCCTTTGCGGTTGTTGAAGGTGTTGCAGCCGATGTGTTCCCTTCCGTTCCCACAGAGGTCGGCTGTTCGGTCACCGGCTCTGTAGTTGTTGAGCTAACCTGATCGAGATCGGGCACAGCGACTATCGCAAGGTGGCCAAGTGATGCGGAATCTGCATAGTAATAGCAGACTCCGTTCTTCTCCAAGTCGAAGACTGTCGAGAGCTTCGTCCATTCGTCCTTATCCTCATCGTAGTAATACAGCGAGAGGAGATCCGGCGAGGAAAGCCTGCTGTCCACCCAGTCCGAGAGGACACTGAACCTTATCGTGGATTTGCTCACGTTTTCGGCGGGTGTGTCATATAAGAACGCGGCTATATACTCGTACACGTCGCCTTCCGGAGCTTCGGCACCCTCTGGCATAATACCGGCTTCAACCGTGACGAACAACTTCGGGATATTGGTCTTTGCATAGACATCCATCTCGTAGATGCTCGTTTCATCGAAATGAAGTGTCGCCATATCTCCGGCCTTCAGGTTCTCCGCACTGTCGATTCCGATCGCAGATGTACCTCCGCCCGATGCCGGGACATATGCCGGGGAGGCAGGCGGCTTCTCTGTCGTCGCAGCAAGTCCGAACATCGACAGACCGTTCGGAGAGTATCCTTCAAAGGTCATTATTCCGCTGCTCGTTCCGATGTGTGTCGTATCGAGAACCTCTTTCTTTCCGTCCTCGGCTATACGGATGATCTTTATAGATTCTACTCCGCCGTTGGCTTCTACCCACGACTCGGGTACTGACATCGTGATCCTTGCCTCTTTGATCTCCTGTCCGTTCGTAAGATTGCTCTTTACGATATTCATCGTGTATGCAACATTATCGACGTTCAGGCCGCTAGAACTTGCGGCTATCTGGAAGGCGGTTCCGTTTCCTGAGTTGCCCTTTTCGATGGTTACTTCAAGACCGGAATCTTCCGGCAGATCGTTTAATTCAAGGTTCACAGAGCCGCTGACGTTTCCGAGCTCGTCAAGGACTGCCTCGACAGGATCGGTTTCAAGCTCGATTCCGGCCACATCAGAAACGAGGCTGTCGCCGTCTGTCTTCGGCGTCCTGTCGGATTTAATCGTTATCGTGTAACTGCCTGAATCGATTACTATGTTGGTTCCGTTAACCTGGACTTCGGACTGGTTAACCGTATACTGTTTGCTACCGCTGCTGCTGTTAGTGAGCGTACCGTTGTTCTTTATCGATACATCCTTTGTAAGCTTCTGAACACCCTTGACGGTGATGTAATTCTTCCTCGCCGAACTGGAGTCGCCCTTTTCGTTTTTGGTAGTCAGGGTGACAGAGTAGTTGCCCACGTTTTCGAAAGTATATGCCGGGCTCTGCTCTTTGCTGTCTATCTTTCCGTCACTGTCGAAGTCCCACGCCCATTCGGTCGGGTAGTTCGAGGACGCATCTGTGAACTGTACCTTCAGGGGGTATTCTCCGTTAGTATTGCTTTTGGCGGCGACGAAGTGGGAGACCGGTGCGGATGTTTCGGTAACGAGTGTAACATTGTCGAGGTAGGCATAAATGCTTTCACCACCGCTATAATACCTGAATTTTACAGTGTGTACTCCGGAATACTCTGATACATCAGCAGTATAATATGTCCATTCTTCAGGGTTAGAATCCGGGAAGGTCTGAACAGCTGTGTCATCTATGTAGAATTCGAATTGGTCTAACAAAACGACCCGTGGGGTTATATAACCCCAGAACGATATCTCCGAGACTCCGGTCAGGTCGACAGACTGTTCGACGTAACCATTCTTTTTACATATGTACGCGGAGAAACTGCCATCCTGAACAACATCAGTAGAGATTACGGCTCTATCTGCATCTAATTCCCATCCGCTCAGGTCGCCGGTCTCAAAACCGGAGTTGGCCATCCTGTCAGCGGAAGAGTTTCCGGTAACTACGATATATTCCTCTTCCGTATGGGTTGTGTTTCCTCCGTCGTTACCCACACTCAGGCTGACCGTGTAAAGGCCCGGGGCATACCAGTGAGTCGGGTTCTGTTCGGTTGAGGTCGTGCCGTCACCGAAGTCCCAATACCAGTTTACAGGAGAATTTGTCGAAGTATCCGTGAAGTTTACCTCAAGAGGTGATACGCCGGATGTCACATTCGCAGTGAAAGACGGTTCCGGAAGGGTCCCTGATATCTGTTTGATCTTTATGCTCTTCGTATCGCTGCCGAGGTAATTTACGACCGTCAGGTTTACAGTATAGACTCCCGGCTTGGTATAGGTATGCTCGGAGTTCTGTTCGGTCGAGTTCGTACCGTCCCCGAAGTCCCAGTACCATGAGTACGGCGCCCCGGAGGAGGTGTCGTTGAACTGCACAGTTTCGAGAACTGTTCCTCTCAGGGTGCTTGCGTCAAACCCGGCGACAGGCGGTTCGGTAACTCCGACGACCTCGTATTCACTGCCACTGGATGACATGATGATCCCGGTCCCGTGGCTCGATGCACTGTACCAGCCATACGCATTGAAGACTGCAAATGTCGTCAGGTTACTGAATTCATATTCAACTTTAATGTAACCATCGGGTATAGTCTGCGTGACACCGAGATCCAGGTCGATGAACATCAACTCGAATGTATTCGACGTGTCGTTCATATCCTGCCCGACGAATACCGGATAATCGCTGATACGATGCGGTCTCCAAGTCTGCGGACCGTAGATGAAGTCATCCCTTGTAAAGGTCTGGTTCACTGCTCCTTCGACATACTTGAGCGGTCCGATCGTATTGTTATTTTTGATACCGGGGATTGGCGCTTCGAAATCGTAGCCGCTTGAGCGGATGTGTACGCTGAAGTCATCAGGGATCGTTCCGTTTACCGCAAGGAGCAGTACCCCGTCATGCATGTTTGGCTGACCGCCGGTATGCGTTATCCAGAATTCGCCTGAAGCGTTGCTTGACTTCGTAAGCTGACCATATGAATCGGAAGGATCGTTTGTTATGTGAAGTGCGTTAACTCCTCCCGAAGACTTGCCACTGAGCATGAAGTACGTGTTGTTTACGAATGTATACGTAGCTTCAAGAGTAATTCCATCCTCAACATTGTATTTTACACCCTCGTCATTTGCGACATACAGGTTAAGGCATTGATCCACCGGGAGCGGTTTTGCATTCGTATAACTAGACTCGATGTAATCAGTCTTTGTAATCTTATCGCTGCCTGCATCATTAGATGCTTTCAGAGTAATGGTATAATTACCAATTTTAGTGTAGGTATGCACAGGATTCTGTTCGGTGGAGCTAGTACCGTCACCGAAGTCCCACTCCCATGAAGTCGGCTCAAATTCCGATTCATCGGTGAACTGAACTGTGGGATACCTGCCGTACGTCCTGTCGGCGGTGAAGTTCACTACCGGGGTGAGCATATCCCTTACCACGATCGGGCTGGTGGTCACATTGCTGCCGGCATCATTCATTACTTTCAGGGACACGGAATAATTCCCTTCAGATTCAAACGTATAAACAGGATTCTGCTCGGTCGAAGTGTTCCCTTCACCGAAGTCCCAGTACCAGCTTGTGATATTATAGCCCGTCGAGTTGTCGGTAAAGGCCACTGAAAGCGGGGGCATACCGGTCGTCTTGTTCGCCTCGAACACGGCGACCGGCTGATCCTGTTTTCCGACTGTTATATCCTTCGTGATGTTGCTGTAACCACCGTAGTTTGTCACGGTCAGGGTGACGTTGTAGATTCCATAGACATCATAGGTATGAGTCGTGTTCTGGTCGGTCGAGTTCGTACCGTCGCCGAAGTCCCACTCCCACGAGAGGAACGGAGAATTCTCGGAGAGATCGGTGAAGTTCACATTAAGCGGAGCCTGGCCCATTGTAACGGAAGAACTGAAATTGACTAAGGGAATCGGCTGAGCGCTTATACTGATGGTATCACTAAAGGTATCACTGCCTGCCGGATTTTTTACAGTCAGTTTTACGTTATAAGTTCCTGCCGAGAGATACGTGTGAGTCGGGTTCTGCAATGTCGAGGTATTGTCGTCACCGAGGTCACCGAAGTCCCACAGCCATTCTGTCGGGCTATTCGACGAGTTATCGGTGAAGTTGACGGTCAACGGAACCTCGCCGGATGTTACATTGGCAGTGAAGTTAGCCTTCGGTGGATTGAAGGCATTAATGTATCCCTCTCTTTTTATGCTGAATGTCTCGTCACTGTCATGGTCTTTTATCGTAAGGTTTACGGTATATGTTCCATCGGACGAGTAAGTATGCAATGGATTCTGTTCACCCGAAGTCTCGCCGTCGCCGAAATCCCACTTCCATGATTCTACATTCCTGCCGGAAGTGCCGTTGAACTGCACGGACAGCGGACTTGATCCGGAAGTCTTGTCTGAAGTAAAATCAATGACTCTTTCGATTGCATATAAATATCCTGTGGTATAGGAAGCGACATAAAGTGTTCCGTCTGAACCAATTGTAGGACTACTATACAAGTTTGAATTTATTTGGTAAGTCCAGATATTACTTCCATCATCAGGATTTATAGCATGGACATGTCCTATTGAGGAGGAAGAATAGCTACATAAATATATTATACCATCGGCACCGAGAACCGGTGTAGAATATACAGAATCAATATCGGTTTTTTCCCATTTGATCTCTCCATTATCCGGGTCAAGTGCCAACATTTTCTTGGAGTTATATGAAGCCAGATAGATAGTACCGTCCGATCCTATGACAGGAGAACTATATTTTATACGCATCCCAATATTTTTCTCCCATTTCAGAGTACCATTGGGGTTAAGTGCATAAATCAGCTGATTATCCCATATGCCATACGGAGCGAAATAAATAATACCGTCCGATCCTACTGAAGGA
This genomic window from Methanolacinia paynteri contains:
- a CDS encoding energy-coupling factor transporter transmembrane component T family protein, which codes for MAGRRSKFRWGISYIPGESFVHSLDPRTKLFALVIVSIGSLLSGNPLIIGIFLATVLCFAAASGIFREWMHSMRILVPILVITILADLFFSSSKYSYGTIFYSGDFWILHAELSYGSVIFAISMVLRIITIGGFSFLFIMTTPYNTFIKSLSLSGVPKTFTFSLGYALKSINSLSHDASEIIAAQRSRGLVFSRELLFREPVRILSIFVPMVVTVMNRADQVSDAMQCRGYGLNKKPTMYMPPVMKKKDYILLSAVVVVLAISILIGSFFVL
- a CDS encoding PKD domain-containing protein, which encodes MKKADAQLKLFISAIFIVLFMIIPASADTILPDTIGTDSLSSFCLNVANNGGASADIYSDGTYAMCFKELSQNGLTFETDNSTETDETGVNISKSSTSGSFYLDFYGDEGGVQKVILMVAVNGTIQDNLSAHFEATGYNVGYNSTSLYGDLHNLTTSDISYETGVSESFEKDDFTYGPQVTRPPETTAIYNGQDTGNNDDNFSVMFVDTGLGILGTKIGDYTSIANSGLNNAGKLKVDYQVENLGESMMVVDAYGWIYSGSDSKDNPEPGISWTNIGTDGELKILNQTSVSIEPPVASFTSNVTSGDAPLSVQFNDTSSGSPTSWLWEFGDGSFSTEQNATHTYSGAGTYSVNLTATNSGGISNSTVVSGYITVTASPGSLLADSAFPEWGHDSRHTGQSPYNGPQALVEDVVVEKWSLSLGTKLKYSSPVIGNDGTIYVGGDGDYSLHAINSDGTLKSENFQTGGEITGTPAISSDGTIYFGSYDDKFYAVNSSDMTEKWSYSTVGDVFGSAVIGSDGTIYFGSKDRNVYALNPDGTLKWSVETNGMIYGTPSIGIDGNIYIGANSDSSSDSTEQTFYALNPDDGSVNWTYTALGATLVSSPSVGSDGIIYFAPYGIWDNQLIYALNPNGTLKWEKNIGMRIKYSSPVIGSDGTIYLASYNSKKMLALDPDNGEIKWEKTDIDSVYSTPVLGADGIIYLCSYSSSSIGHVHAINPDDGSNIWTYQINSNLYSSPTIGSDGTLYVASYTTGYLYAIERVIDFTSDKTSGSSPLSVQFNGTSGRNVESWKWDFGDGETSGEQNPLHTYSSDGTYTVNLTIKDHDSDETFSIKREGYINAFNPPKANFTANVTSGEVPLTVNFTDNSSNSPTEWLWDFGDLGDDNTSTLQNPTHTYLSAGTYNVKLTVKNPAGSDTFSDTISISAQPIPLVNFSSSVTMGQAPLNVNFTDLSENSPFLSWEWDFGDGTNSTDQNTTHTYDVYGIYNVTLTVTNYGGYSNITKDITVGKQDQPVAVFEANKTTGMPPLSVAFTDNSTGYNITSWYWDFGEGNTSTEQNPVYTFESEGNYSVSLKVMNDAGSNVTTSPIVVRDMLTPVVNFTADRTYGRYPTVQFTDESEFEPTSWEWDFGDGTSSTEQNPVHTYTKIGNYTITLKASNDAGSDKITKTDYIESSYTNAKPLPVDQCLNLYVANDEGVKYNVEDGITLEATYTFVNNTYFMLSGKSSGGVNALHITNDPSDSYGQLTKSSNASGEFWITHTGGQPNMHDGVLLLAVNGTIPDDFSVHIRSSGYDFEAPIPGIKNNNTIGPLKYVEGAVNQTFTRDDFIYGPQTWRPHRISDYPVFVGQDMNDTSNTFELMFIDLDLGVTQTIPDGYIKVEYEFSNLTTFAVFNAYGWYSASSHGTGIIMSSSGSEYEVVGVTEPPVAGFDASTLRGTVLETVQFNDTSSGAPYSWYWDFGDGTNSTEQNSEHTYTKPGVYTVNLTVVNYLGSDTKSIKIKQISGTLPEPSFTANVTSGVSPLEVNFTDTSTNSPVNWYWDFGDGTTSTEQNPTHWYAPGLYTVSLSVGNDGGNTTHTEEEYIVVTGNSSADRMANSGFETGDLSGWELDADRAVISTDVVQDGSFSAYICKKNGYVEQSVDLTGVSEISFWGYITPRVVLLDQFEFYIDDTAVQTFPDSNPEEWTYYTADVSEYSGVHTVKFRYYSGGESIYAYLDNVTLVTETSAPVSHFVAAKSNTNGEYPLKVQFTDASSNYPTEWAWDFDSDGKIDSKEQSPAYTFENVGNYSVTLTTKNEKGDSSSARKNYITVKGVQKLTKDVSIKNNGTLTNSSSGSKQYTVNQSEVQVNGTNIVIDSGSYTITIKSDRTPKTDGDSLVSDVAGIELETDPVEAVLDELGNVSGSVNLELNDLPEDSGLEVTIEKGNSGNGTAFQIAASSSGLNVDNVAYTMNIVKSNLTNGQEIKEARITMSVPESWVEANGGVESIKIIRIAEDGKKEVLDTTHIGTSSGIMTFEGYSPNGLSMFGLAATTEKPPASPAYVPASGGGTSAIGIDSAENLKAGDMATLHFDETSIYEMDVYAKTNIPKLFVTVEAGIMPEGAEAPEGDVYEYIAAFLYDTPAENVSKSTIRFSVLSDWVDSRLSSPDLLSLYYYDEDKDEWTKLSTVFDLEKNGVCYYYADSASLGHLAIVAVPDLDQVSSTTTEPVTEQPTSVGTEGNTSAATPSTTAKATPLFGNMIVFVAFGLLCTIAVVNRRCRKNE